A single region of the Amphiprion ocellaris isolate individual 3 ecotype Okinawa chromosome 4, ASM2253959v1, whole genome shotgun sequence genome encodes:
- the LOC111568178 gene encoding target of Myb1 membrane trafficking protein-like isoform X1, producing the protein MFGLGEKMEFLIGNPFSTPVGQRIERATIGSLQLEDWGLNMEICDIINETDEGPRDAVKAIKKRIVGNKNFREIMLALTVLETCVKNCGHRFQVLVASQEFVEGVLVRSILPKYNPPTVLHDRVLSLIQSWADAFRSSPSLAGVVSVYDDLRRRGLEFPMTDLDALSPIHTPNRSIPENGTPEATPVTAPTSQSQPAAPLSAPSQSSSTPVQPSEGPASLSAEQEQKLRSELALVKGNLMVMSEMLNELKPGQSQPDDTELLQQLFSVCKKMQSRVVELIPQLIDEGFIEELLVVNDDLNNAFICYERFDRLNKAQMTSMQQSSTSSLVDLSPGPSTARQPALITTTSQPTVSTGTNPQLAANHKGEEEFDMFAHTRGSSLAEQRKSVRYEDPGAVEGLAGALDTRLQVTAGIQPAKNSLQSNIDKWLSSDMQEEQSSVCEGVSSEEFDKFLEDRTKVADYSSQTIRSVPPTTPRPPPSQSTRKQDTSHDQLFSL; encoded by the exons ATGTTTGGACTCGGGGAAAAAATGGAGTTTCTCATTGGAAACCCCTTCTCTACGCCCGTCGGTCAGAGAATCG AGCGAGCAACCATTGGCTCTCTACAGTTAGAGGACTGGGGCCTCAACATGGAGATATGTGACATCATCAACGAGACGGACGAGGG GCCCAGAGATGCAGTCAAAGCTATTAAGAAGAGAATAGTAGGAAATAAGAACTTCAGAGAGATCATGTTGGCCCTCACT GTTCTTGAGACCTGTGTGAAGAACTGTGGCCATCGCTTCCAAGTTTTGGTAGCCTCGCAAGAGTTTGTTGAAGGGGTTTTGGTTCGTTCCATTCTGCCCAAATACAACCCCCCAACTGTCCTCCATGACAGAGTTCTCAGTCTCATACAG TCATGGGCCGATGCGTTTCGTAGCTCTCCCTCCCTGGCCGGGGTGGTGTCCGTATACGATGACCTGAGGAGGCGAGGCCTGGAGTTCCCCATGACAGACCTGGATGCTCTGTCCCCCATCCACACTCCAAACAGA AGTATTCCAGAAAACGGGACTCCTGAGGCGACCCCTGTCACTGCTCCCACAAGCCAGTCACAACCAGCAGCTCCTTTAAGTGCTCCCAGTCAGAGTAGCTCAACTCCAGTCCAGCCCAGTGAAGGTCCAGCGTCACTTTCTGCTGAGCAG GAACAGAAGCTGCGAAGTGAGCTGGCTCTGGTGAAGGGAAATCTGATGGTGATGTCTGAAATGTTGAATGAGCTAAAACCTGGACAGAGTCAGCCTGATGATACAGAGCTGCTACAG CAGCTGTTCTCAGTGTGTAAGAAGATGCAGAGTCGAGTGGTGGAGCTCATTCCTCAGCTGATAGATGAAGGATTTATTGAAGAGCTGCTCGTGGTCAACGATGACCTCAACAATGCCTTCATCTGCTATGAGAG GTTTGACAGGCTGAACAAAGCACAAATGACAAGCATGCAGCAG agctCTACCTCGAGCCTCGTCGACCTCAGTCCTGGACCTTCCACTGCCAGACAACCTGCTCTTATTACAACAACCAGCCAACCAACAGTGAGCACAGGGACCAATCCACAGCTAGCAGCCAATCACA aaggagaggaggagttTGACATGTTTGCCCATACCAGAGGCAGTTCCCTGGCAGAGCAGAGGAAAAG TGTCAGATATGAGGATCCAGGAGCTGTGGAGGGCCTTGCTGGAGCTCTGGACACAAGGTTGCAGGTCACAGCAGGG ATCCAACCAGCAAAAAACTCCCTGCAGAGCAACATAGACAAATGGCTATCTAGTGATATG caggagGAGCAGTCTTCAGTTTGTGAGGGAGTCTCCAGTGAAG AGTTTGATAAGTTTCTGGAGGATCGGACGAAGGTGGCGGACTACAGCAGCCAGACGATTCGCAGTGTGCCGCCCACCACACCCAGACCGCCACCGTCTCAATCCACCCGGAAACAGGACACGTCACATGACCAGCTTTTCTCGCTTTGA
- the LOC111568178 gene encoding target of Myb1 membrane trafficking protein-like isoform X2, protein MFGLGEKMEFLIGNPFSTPVGQRIERATIGSLQLEDWGLNMEICDIINETDEGPRDAVKAIKKRIVGNKNFREIMLALTVLETCVKNCGHRFQVLVASQEFVEGVLVRSILPKYNPPTVLHDRVLSLIQSWADAFRSSPSLAGVVSVYDDLRRRGLEFPMTDLDALSPIHTPNRSIPENGTPEATPVTAPTSQSQPAAPLSAPSQSSSTPVQPSEGPASLSAEQEQKLRSELALVKGNLMVMSEMLNELKPGQSQPDDTELLQQLFSVCKKMQSRVVELIPQLIDEGFIEELLVVNDDLNNAFICYERFDRLNKAQMTSMQQSSTSSLVDLSPGPSTARQPALITTTSQPTVSTGTNPQLAANHKGEEEFDMFAHTRGSSLAEQRKSVRYEDPGAVEGLAGALDTRLQVTAGIQPAKNSLQSNIDKWLSSDMEEQSSVCEGVSSEEFDKFLEDRTKVADYSSQTIRSVPPTTPRPPPSQSTRKQDTSHDQLFSL, encoded by the exons ATGTTTGGACTCGGGGAAAAAATGGAGTTTCTCATTGGAAACCCCTTCTCTACGCCCGTCGGTCAGAGAATCG AGCGAGCAACCATTGGCTCTCTACAGTTAGAGGACTGGGGCCTCAACATGGAGATATGTGACATCATCAACGAGACGGACGAGGG GCCCAGAGATGCAGTCAAAGCTATTAAGAAGAGAATAGTAGGAAATAAGAACTTCAGAGAGATCATGTTGGCCCTCACT GTTCTTGAGACCTGTGTGAAGAACTGTGGCCATCGCTTCCAAGTTTTGGTAGCCTCGCAAGAGTTTGTTGAAGGGGTTTTGGTTCGTTCCATTCTGCCCAAATACAACCCCCCAACTGTCCTCCATGACAGAGTTCTCAGTCTCATACAG TCATGGGCCGATGCGTTTCGTAGCTCTCCCTCCCTGGCCGGGGTGGTGTCCGTATACGATGACCTGAGGAGGCGAGGCCTGGAGTTCCCCATGACAGACCTGGATGCTCTGTCCCCCATCCACACTCCAAACAGA AGTATTCCAGAAAACGGGACTCCTGAGGCGACCCCTGTCACTGCTCCCACAAGCCAGTCACAACCAGCAGCTCCTTTAAGTGCTCCCAGTCAGAGTAGCTCAACTCCAGTCCAGCCCAGTGAAGGTCCAGCGTCACTTTCTGCTGAGCAG GAACAGAAGCTGCGAAGTGAGCTGGCTCTGGTGAAGGGAAATCTGATGGTGATGTCTGAAATGTTGAATGAGCTAAAACCTGGACAGAGTCAGCCTGATGATACAGAGCTGCTACAG CAGCTGTTCTCAGTGTGTAAGAAGATGCAGAGTCGAGTGGTGGAGCTCATTCCTCAGCTGATAGATGAAGGATTTATTGAAGAGCTGCTCGTGGTCAACGATGACCTCAACAATGCCTTCATCTGCTATGAGAG GTTTGACAGGCTGAACAAAGCACAAATGACAAGCATGCAGCAG agctCTACCTCGAGCCTCGTCGACCTCAGTCCTGGACCTTCCACTGCCAGACAACCTGCTCTTATTACAACAACCAGCCAACCAACAGTGAGCACAGGGACCAATCCACAGCTAGCAGCCAATCACA aaggagaggaggagttTGACATGTTTGCCCATACCAGAGGCAGTTCCCTGGCAGAGCAGAGGAAAAG TGTCAGATATGAGGATCCAGGAGCTGTGGAGGGCCTTGCTGGAGCTCTGGACACAAGGTTGCAGGTCACAGCAGGG ATCCAACCAGCAAAAAACTCCCTGCAGAGCAACATAGACAAATGGCTATCTAGTGATATG gagGAGCAGTCTTCAGTTTGTGAGGGAGTCTCCAGTGAAG AGTTTGATAAGTTTCTGGAGGATCGGACGAAGGTGGCGGACTACAGCAGCCAGACGATTCGCAGTGTGCCGCCCACCACACCCAGACCGCCACCGTCTCAATCCACCCGGAAACAGGACACGTCACATGACCAGCTTTTCTCGCTTTGA
- the LOC111568185 gene encoding high affinity choline transporter 1-like, with protein sequence MAVNVLGVVAMVAFYLLILGTGIWASKRAKMEERNSIADCMEITLLAGRNINLVVGIFTLTATWVGGGFILGIAEATYNPTLGAVWALMPVPYVVTFFLGGFFFAKPMRENQYVTMMDPFQQTYGNVLSTMLILPTLVADVLWVARTLISLGGTLSVILDVSYGGSIIISSVVAIVYTLMGGLYSVAYTDVIQLVLVFVSLWLCVPFLLTNPHSVDISLTAYNQIYQAPWVGMVELDEAGKWFDNFMLLALGGLAYQAFYQRILSAASSTQAQVTCFASSFFCLVLGIPSVLIGAVAASTDWNSTSYGLPTPYERNQAGAILPIALQYLTPTAVSILGIGAVAAAVMSSMDSALLSSASLISSNIYKNIVRKQASDREIQWVIWISVVVVGLIGTALTFKESSVLVFWMVGVDMSYTIMFPQLVCVLFFNVSNGYGATIGYMMGVIMRLLSGEPLVNLPPAIQFPGCRLNKEGILTQFFPFRTTIVVISLLSILLFSWLASIVFDKGLLSKKWDVFNITASRAPQPQTLTSNDENYEDDEEDNEEDDEGGYEGDDEDSYEGGDEGDDEGDDEGDDKDYDEGDDEEAAQAEQLLATTTGLCHQYPP encoded by the exons ATGGCTGTGAATGTGCTGGGTGTGGTGGCAATGGTGGCATTCTACCTGCTGATCTTGGGCACGGGCATCTGGGCGTCCAAGCGAGCTaagatggaggagaggaacTCCATAGCAGACTGCATGGAGATCACGCTACTGGCTGGACGCAACATCAACTTGGTAGTCGGCATCTTCACTCTCACTG CTACATGGGTTGGCGGAGGCTTCATCCTGGGCATCGCTGAGGCAACGTACAACCCAACGCTAGGCGCAGTGTGGGCGCTCATGCCCGTGCCTTATGTCGTGACCTTCTTCTTAG GTGGCTTTTTCTTTGCCAAGCCAATGAGAGAGAACCAGTACGTGACAATGATGGACCCCTTCCAACAGACGTACGGGAACGTCCTGAGCACCATGCTGATTTTACCCACACTCGTGGCCGATGTGCTCTGGGTGGCACGCACACTCATCAGCCTGG GTGGAACTCTGAGCGTGATCCTAGATGTGTCCTATGGTGGTTCAATCATCATCTCCTCAGTGGTGGCCATCGTCTACACACTAATGGGAGGGCTCTACTCTGTCGCCTACACCGATGTCATCCAGCTGGTTCTCGTCTTTGTCAGTCTG TGGCTGTGTGTTCCATTCCTGTTGACCAACCCTCACTCTGTGGACATCTCACTGACGGCGTATAACCAGATCTACCAGGCTCCCTGGGTCGGCATGGTGGAGCTGGACGAAGCCGGAAAATGGTTCGACAACTTCATGCTGCTG gCTCTGGGCGGCTTAGCCTACCAGGCATTCTATCAAAGAATCCTGTCCGCCGCATCTTCCACCCAGGCCCAAGTGACCTGCTTCGCCTCCTCATTCTTCTGCCTGGTGCTGGGTATCCCGTCTGTGCTGATTGGAGCCGTGGCTGCTTCTACAG ATTGGAACTCTACCAGCTATGGGTTACCGACCCCCTACGAGCGCAACCAGGCCGGAGCCATCCTCCCCATCGCTCTGCAGTACCTCACCCCTACCGCTGTTTCCATCCTCGGCATCGGTGCTGTAGCAGCTGCTGTCATGTCCTCCATGGACTCAGCCCTGCTGTCCTCCGCCTCGCTGATCTCCTCTAATATATACAAGAACATCGTGAGGAAGCAG GCATCGGACCGGGAGATTCAGTGGGTGATCTGGATctcggtggtggtggtgggtctgatcggcaccgccctcaccttcAAGGAAAGCAGCGTCCTGGTGTTCTGGATGGTGGGCGTGGACATGTCCTACACCATCATGTTCCCCCAGTTGGTGTGCGTCCTCTTCTTCAACGTCTCCAACGGCTACGGCGCCACCATCGGTTACATGATGGGAGTCATCATGAGGCTCCTCAGCGGAGAGCCGCTCGTCAACCTCCCGCCTGCCATCCAGTTCCCCGGCTGTCGGCTGAACAAGGAGGGAATACTCACCCAGTTCTTCCCCTTCCGCACCACCATCGTGGTCATCTCGCTGCTGTCCATCCTGCTCTTCTCGTGGCTGGCGTCCATCGTCTTCGACAAGGGCCTGCTGTCCAAGAAGTGGGATGTGTTTAACATCACAGCAAGCAGAGCTCCACAGCCACAGACACTGACATCAAACGACGAAAACTAcgaagatgatgaagaagacaaCGAAGAAGACGACGAAGGAGGCTATGAAGGAGATGACGAAGACAGCTATGAAGGAGGCGATGAAGGAGACGATGAAGGAGATGATGAAGGAGATGACAAAGACTACGATGAAGGAGACGATGAAGAAGCTGCCCAGGCCGAGCAGCTGCTGGCCACCACCACTGGCTTATGTCATCAATATCCTCCTTAG
- the LOC111568187 gene encoding noggin-2-like codes for MCRTFCFGISLCWVSLCVLLHGSAAFTSNISTTNQLSNVTMVQDQEDADWDSPFLKLRASLPSYSQPIRPYSLQTQAEDYLYLPKPRHRRPSRLLRLLGSSFDPFWMSIDQPSEASEGSRPLKHTTFKEKFNLSSSPELRDAAVDSRQKLQKEAAELDLGSLPSDVVSSVRSWLVRSATCELHYRWVDLGPAFWPRWLRQTDCERADGEQSCSFPSGMKCVRAQTAHIRILAWHCIEIRDGSGRIKGNRSEGSKEMETGEAEKRCLWRQMPYPVVTACLCSCK; via the coding sequence ATGTGCAGAACATTTTGTTTCGGTATCTCTCTCTGCTGGGTTTCTCTGTGTGTCCTCCTGCATGGATCTGCTGCCTTTACTTCAAATATATCAACCACAAATCAGCTTTCTAATGTGACCATGGTTCAAGATCAAGAAGATGCAGACTGGGATTCACCATTTCTTAAGCTGAGAGCCAGTCTACCATCCTACTCGCAGCCAATCCGTCCATACTCCCTCCAGACACAAGCTGAAGACTACCTCTACTTGCCCAAACCCAGACATCGCCGTCCATCTCGCCTCCTGCGTCTCCTTGGATCCTCTTTTGACCCGTTCTGGATGTCCATAGATCAGCCATCTGAGGCCTCTGAGGGAAGTCGACCACTAAAGCACACCACCTTCAAGGAGAAGTTCAACCTGAGTTCCTCTCCAGAGCTGAGAGATGCTGCAGTGGACAGTCGACAGAAGCTGCAGAAGGAAGCTGCAGAGCTGGACCTTGGTTCTCTGCCCTCAGATGTTGTCAGTTCAGTCAGAAGCTGGTTGGTTCGCTCAGCGACATGTGAGCTGCACTACCGATGGGTAGATCTGGGCCCAGCTTTCTGGCCACGCTGGCTGCGGCAGACTGACTGTGAGAGAGCAGATGGAGAGCAAAGCTGCTCTTTTCCCAGTGGGATGAAGTGTGTGCGAGCTCAGACAGCTCACATTAGGATCCTGGCTTGGCACTGCATAGAAATCAGAGACGGATCCGGAAGGATTAAAGGCAACAGGTCTGAAGGCAGCAAGGAGATGGAGACAGGTGAAGCAGAGAAAAGGTGTTTATGGAGACAAATGCCTTATCCTGTGGTCACTGCATGCCTGTGTTcgtgtaaataa